The Euwallacea similis isolate ESF13 chromosome 21, ESF131.1, whole genome shotgun sequence genome contains the following window.
GTTAAAATACGTTTTGAGATTGGGAAATAATCTCTCTTTGTGAGTTTGCTTGGAAAtttatcaaacaaaaaatgttcaataagAATTTCGTGACTTGGGATAAATCCCTGTTACATTCGGAGTGGTTTGCTTCATGCAGTGCCCGGTATATTCCTTCCAATCCGGCAGATTCAAATAATGAGCCACCTTTCTCGGAACACCCCCAATGGTGTGTTTCCCCATGGGGGACTTCACGCATCTCCCATTGGTgtaattcaagaaaaatcgTGAATCCTTATAATCAGTGGGACGCAGGCTGAGGAATTTTCTATAGATTTCGATGTATATGTTCCCAGCAATGGTGAAGGTTCGAACCTCCTGGTCATTGCGATCTTTGATAGTTATGTATAATATCGATTCAAAGTCTTGGACTTGGTCGGtcttcaaataaaccaaatcgtcGCATCGGCACGCTCCGAGCACACCCATCATTAAGACCACCTGAAGATGAAAGACATGGTAGATGCAGAAATTGGAGCGATGGGTCTAGgaattaagaattaaaaaaccaCAGATTTGATTGTGTAACAAACCCagcaacaatttaatttaattcttaatttccTCTATTCACCACCTTCATCTTACCTTAACTCCCAAATACTTGTCATCTGGTGCTTCGTTCAAGAACTGCATGAATTGTTCTCTGGTGAAAACAGGAGATTTCTTAGGTTGATAACCCTGATTCAGCTTCTTAAGGTAAAACCTTAGATTGTTGTACAAAGACAAATCTATGCCGTGGTTGATGCTCATCAGACGCTTAAGCATTGAAAATTGCGCCCACATGGTAGAAGAGTTGGCATTCAAGTTGGCATGTTCTTGAAAGTACgccaaaaaagtattttctgCATAGTCTGAATACTGATTTTTCTCTCTCCATGTATTGAAGTTGTCATAGACGCGTTGGTATATTCTAGAGGATTTTATAGGCCTGGACTGCCCAGAATTATTATCTTCAGCTATTTCATCCACTTCTTGATTAATGTAAGCCAGAATTTCTGGGTTCACATGGATGGTATCagctacaaaaatttattagttgaAAAACTACTGGTTTATTCTTTTGACTTGATATGAAGTTAAATTTCACGTTCTATATTTGGGTAGAAAAACCAACTACATCAATATAATAGACATactctacagggtgtctcgaAATTAGGTTGTACAACTTTAATACCATATAAGACCAAAAAAACGgcaaaaaagctaaaaatgtCATATAATTTCGGGACAACCTGTATAATGCAATCTAATAAAACCAATATGTATTAAAACatcataaaatcgaaaaataggTTGGAATGCAGAGAAATGATCATTGATGAATTCCCAACTGTACATTTTCTCTACCATAACAATTTTGTTCTTCGAGCTACAAtgacaataaatataataaaacattacacATTACACCTAAGGCAAAATGAGCccaacaaaattgtaaaaaattggtttttaaaatttcaccttTTTTGCATCGTGAAGTACtctattttattgttaaagcTAAACATTACCAGTgcacaaaatataaattatattgtagAAGATGACATTTcaagtaatattaattaaaaaaaaaaacaaagaaatacaATCTTTTCATGAGCATTGAAAGTTTGTTAAAGAGAAACGTTCAATAAGAACTTCGTGACTTGAGATAAATCCCAGTCACATTCGGAGTGGTTTGCTTCATGCAATGCCCGGTATACTCTTTCCAATCTGGTAGATTCAAATAATGAGCCACTTTTCTCGGAACACCCCCAATAGTGTGCTTCCCCATGGGGGACTTCATACACCTCCCATTGGTGTAGTTCAAGAAAAATCTTGAAGCCTTATAGCCAGTTGGACGCAGGCTGAGGAACTTTCTATAAATTTCGATATAAAAGGTCCCAGCGATGGTAAAGGTTCGAATTGCTTGgtaatttcgatttttgataGTTATGCATAATATCGATTCGAGGTCTTGGATTTGGTCAGTTTTCAAGTAGATCAAATCGTCACATCGGCACGCTCCAAGCACGCCCATCATCAACACCACCTGAGAAGGATGAAAGCCTTGATACTTGCAAAAAAGTTTGTTGAACGAAttacgaaaatattaaattgatttttaattctgaaaatttccctCCACATACCACTTTCATCTTACCTTAACTCCCAAGTATTTTTCATCTGGAGCTTCACTTAAGAACTGCATGAATTGGTCTTTGGTAAACACAGGAGATTTCTTAGGTTGATAAccttgatttaattttctaaggTAAAGTCGCAGATTGTTATACGAAGACAAATCTATGCCATGGTTGATACTCATCAGACGCTTCAACATTGAAAATTGTGTCCACATGGTTGAAGATTTGGCATTCAACTTGGCATGTTCCTGAAAGTAGGCCAAAAAAGTGTTTTCGGCGTAGTCCCAgtattgatttttctctctCCATGTGTTAAAATTGTCATAGACGCGTTGGTAAATTTTAGAGGATTTTATCGATATGGATTGCCCACAGTTGTCTTCGTCGACTTCCTCTGCCTCTTCTTGATCAAAGTTATCCAGAGTTTCTGACTTCACGTGTATCGTTTCCGCTGCAAAAATgtttctgttaaaaaattaggtaggAACCTAAGTTTAATTTCATGATGagtattttaatttggtttacAGTGAAGTTTTtggtacaaaataaataacatcaaCGTAACAGTGAAAACACTCCATAATGTATTTCATAAAACGATAAAccttaaactttaaaaaaagatgtttGAGTGCAGAAAAATACTCCAGAggagatacagggtgtactCTGTTCTATCGGCAACCGGCGTAGGTATacaatataaagaaatattaacaGAGTAAGGAACAGCAGATATAAGAGTATGATTTCGCGAATTCCTGGTCGCTAAAATCAAGGAAATcatctaatttaaataataaagagcTAATTCACCAGCTCTAAAGATAATTAATAGATTGTTAACGTATAATTAACTTATCATCTACGGCGTTTAAGGCATAGATCCGAGACCTTACTATAGGTCCATCCATTTTAAACAATGATTGGCCGTAGGATCGAAACAAAGATTCCCCAAAATTGGAAGCTCTTTGCTTGCTAAAATCGCTCTAGTCCTCAAATAAAGAAAGTTCATTCATTAAGAGCATTGGCTTAACTTAAACTTACCTCATACATGTTTTTAAGCCTGATCAATGCACGAATATTGATGAAAATCGTGAAAGTGTCGGTGAAATTCAAAGGAATTCAGAActaagaattttcaatttgcaaGGTTTTATTCATCATCATATATTATCATCTGTATATGTTGCCAAAAAAGCTCTACCCAATTAGCATCATCTCCGGACAAAGGCAATATGTGTATTAATGCGTTCAATACGTGAAGATTGTATTTCGAGAATTATCACATACAgttaaaatatctgtttattGAGAAAACATCTTATTGGAGAAACAGTCAACAATTTCTTCTTTCCTCATATTCAGCTGCCTCGAACGTTTGTTCACCAGAGACACACTTTCAATAAGAATTTCGTGACTTGCGATAAATCCCAGTCACATTTGGAGTGCTCTGCTTCAAGCAAAGCCCGGTATATTCCTTCCAATCAGGTAGATTCAGATAATTAGCCACTTTTCTAGGAACACTAGCAATTGTGTGTTTCCCCATGGGAGACCTCACACATCTCCCATTGGTGTAGTTTAAGAAAAACCTCGAATCCTTGTAATCAGATGGACGCAGGCTGAGGAACTTTCGATAGATGTCGATGTAAATATCCCCAGCGATGGTGAAAGTTCGGATTAGTTGGTCATTTCGTTCTTTGAGAGTTATATATAATATCGATTCGAGATCTTGGATTTGGTCAGTCTTCAAGTAGACCAAATCATCACATCGGCACGCTCCAAGAACGCCCATCATCAATACTACCTGAGGATTAAAGACATGGTAGATGCAGAAATTGAAGCGATGGGTTTAGgaattaagaattaaaaaaccaCAAATCTAAATGTGTAACAAATCCAGTAAcaacttaatttaattcttaatttcttcTATTCATCACTTTTATCTTACCTTAACTCCTAAATACTTGTCGTCCGGTGCTTCATTCAGGAACTGCATGAACTGGTTTCTAGTGAACACTGGAGACTTCTTTGGTTGATAACCcttattcagttttttaagaTAAAGTTTTAGATTCTTGTATGAAGATAAATCTATGCCATGGTTGATACTCATCAGACGCTTCAGCATTGAAAAATGAGTCCACATGGTCGAGGAGTTGGCGTTCAAATTAGCATGTTCTTGAAAGAAAgccaaaaaagtattttccgCATAATCtgaatattgatttttctctctCCACGTATTGAAGTTATCATAGACGCGTTGATAAGTTTTAGAGGATTTTATGGGCATGGATTGTCTGGAATGGTCTTCACCTATTTCCTCCAGTTCCTCTTGATCACTGTAAGTCAGAAATTCCGACTTCACGTGGATGGTATATgctacaaaaatattttcgattaaaaattatttgttttggatttattattttgattttgtataAAGCGAACTTTTGGgtaaaaaatgaatgacaTCAACATAATAAAAGTATTCTATAATGCATGCTATAAAATATGCAGTAAAATaccttaaaactaaaaaaatgtttatgttaTGTTTTGTTAGGTATGTTAtgttatattttgttaaatgcagagaaattagaaaaaattgtaaattgccaataattatattttcctcCCTAGAATttgtttctttgattttaatttacaattaacAAACTATAAATCAATTGCATATCTTCACCTTTCACTTAAAGATGCAGAATGCATTTTGGTATTTCTAGCTCTCCCTGAATTATCAACACTGTTGGTAAGTGAAGAAGCCAAATAACAGAAAGTCGTGTTTCTTTCTATAACATCATATCGTTTTCTTCTATCTCAAGAGAACGACTTGATTGTTTACGTCTTCATACAGGGGACATAAAATAATAGTACTTcacaattataataaatttggaacaaaCCAGTCATTCACTTTTTAATCGCCAACCTGTGTGAAAACTGGCATCACCACCAATTGAAGGTGTGCCAGTGGTTGATTATATTCAAAGACCTACACTATGAAAATTTGGacttaaaatggaaaatttcagCAGGCAACTCTTAATGAGATTGTCGCAACTTGCGATATTTTCCGGTCACATTTACTGTGGACTGTCTCATGCAATGCCCCGTATATTCCTTCCAATCTGGAAGATTCAGGAAATTGGCTACCTTCCTCGGAACTGCTCCGATCTTCTGTTTGCCCATGTGAGACTTCAAACATCGCCCATTTTCGTAATTTAGGAAAAACCTGAATCCTTCCAGTCCCGATGGGCGTTGGGCGGCGTACTTTCTATACGTATCGATGTAAATTTCTTCAGCGATGGTAAAGGTACGACACGATTTGTCATTGCGATCTTTTACTGTGACATACAAGATCGTGTCAAGATCTTGAATTTGATCAGGCATAAACTGGAGTAGTTCATCACATCGACACGACCCCAAAATACCAATCATTAATACTACCTGAAGATGAAGAAATCTATTGTAAGCAACATCTCTAGTTGGCTATTGTTTAGTTGTTAccctttatttttcttacctTAATCCCCAAGAACTTATCGTCGGGTGCTTctgtcaaaaaatatatgaactGGTCCTTGGTTAACACTGGAGACTTCTTAGGTCGATACCCCTCATTCAGCTTTTTAAGATAAACTCTCAGATTGTTGTACGTGGACAAATCTATCCCGTGGTTAATGCTCAATAGCTTCTTTAGCATTGAATACTGTGCCCAGAGGGTGGAACACTTAACATTCAACTTCGCCTGTTCTTGAAAGTAGGTCATCAAAGTGGTTTCTGAGTAGTCAGGCAGTTGATTCTTATTACGCCATGTGTTGAAGTTGTTGTAAACACGTTGATACTTTTTAGAAGAATTCAGCGATATGGAATAACTTGAATTATCTTCGTCGTCTTCTTCTAAATCACATTCATCCACGTAATCTGGAAATTCTGGCCTCACCTCGATGGAATCAACTAGAAATATACTGTTGTCAGTGTTTTAAACGCTAAGTTGACATTAACATCATCATAAGGGCTTAGCTGTACGCCGCCagatatttgagaaaataattaagttatttaataagaattttattagataCGTATTGCAACAAAATGATAACACATCGGTCTAAACCAAAATCTGAAAAGTTAACAAAGACGCCTCCGTCGGCTATcagaaacattattttttcgtaTAGTTTGTGCCTTCAGTTCTACCTCCGGATCACATCTAGTCTTAGTATTAGTAATGtgctttcatttaaaatatttgaggcAAACCTTCTCAAATCGCCTTGTATAACCGGTTAAAGGTAGAATAATGAGTCGTGGTCCTTCCTAAAAGGCTGACCTTGTGGTCAGGGTGTGTGGAATTCGATTGCTGTGGAggttttttcgattttccaAGTCTCTAAGGGACGCAGTTATACAGGTAATCAGGCAAGATAGGTAGTGGAAACCCTTCAAAAACAAAGTTCGATCAAGAGTGCAGGAAGTGCTGACAACAACGCAAAAGATCGCTATGAATTGGGGTTTATCggcattttccaatttctaGAGCTATCGCTGAAAACCTTCCTCACACAGAGAAAACCCTACCAtatattatgttattttatttaacaaaatgtaaaatgaGAAGCCATTCAAATCATTCAGCAACCGTATGAGCCACTGAAGGTAATGAGATGAAAGTCTGACCACAATTCACCGTGATTATCGAAGGATCACCCTGACTTGTATTCCTAGTGGTATTCAAATTTTGGAGTTCCCTCCAAAATTCTTCTTTATACAGGAAAAAGCATGGTATCATCTCATTAAACCACCATACGAGTTATTTACgtagaagtaaattaaaaacgatttCAATCATATAATGGGGCATTTCTGCACAGGGTGCCATAAATTTGGATCTAATCGATCAAGTCTATATCTAACATCTGaccagaaaaaattaatcaaacaGGGGCGTAAATTTCACCCTAAGCTTCACCAATTTTTTTGGTTCACTTTAAAGCAGTTCCCTGGGAGGAGGGACAAAAAATCACAAGTTTTCAACAAACTGtatataatacataaatacaatattttattaaaattaaacttttctgCTTGAAAAAGGCCTCCTGACAACGTTCACTATCTGAGAAGTTACCACTGATGGCAAATTGGTAGGAGGGTCATGATTGTGTGTTCCATTATAGAAAATGGTAGATGTTTCGGTAATTATGCGTGCCCTGCAATTTGCAGCTTTCTGTACACATTCCCAATACGTTCGCTTTTCTCGTTTGTAGTTAATTcgaaattgataattttcaaaaatcaactGCGGATATTTCCTCAAACCAGCGCAGAAATGGACATAACCTACAAGGAAAATtggtgaaaagaaaaaaaaacacttatttccattttattccCCCGGATggagaattgaaaaaaaaattgagatagAAAAATATAGTGTAAACACTGGACACAGTGCGACGTTCACCTTATCAGGACATCCTTTTTCTGTAATTTCTAAAGTGTTAGTTAAGGTGGAGAGATGTTAAGAGGTTAGCCCTGGTTAAACCAGGTTTaggctattttttaaaatatccattttcaaatatctgttTTTCAGTATTCTGAAAAGTAAAAGAGTCATTAAGATTTTGGAGCGTAGAATCCAAGAGCTTTCCTCATTTtcatctacagggtgtcgcACTTTAGAGGGTAACagtctaataattattttttagtccATTTTCTGTCAAGTGTGCCCCGAAAGATAGTCCTCATCAAAGGTTAATTTTAAACGCAGGGCTATCTACGATGCTGAATTACATTACATCACTAATCAATCTGTATAACATGCGAATACAGTATAAATGGT
Protein-coding sequences here:
- the LOC136415792 gene encoding protein tramtrack, beta isoform-like isoform X2, which codes for MASEQFSLCWDNFHKNMSSGMNSLLESGDLVDVTLAVEGKFLKAHKMVLSVCSPYFKELFKTNPCQHPIVFMKDVSYVAISDLLQFMYQGEVQVSQDNLTTFIKTAEALQIKGLTGDGNGSTDADSEPVQEKPTRHIDESYKPSPRPKKQLPAPVVTTTPAVKRPRLSASSNDSQSAPIAIAKTEPSSTGVDSSSVQFKVEPYDLNQSVTIPDDGDDNFDENLDDNTVDDTEDYSMMEGEEPQAGTSTDGTGEGQADTIHVNPEILAYINQEVDEIAEDNNSGQSRPIKSSRIYQRVYDNFNTWREKNQYSDYAENTFLAYFQEHANLNANSSTMWAQFSMLKRLMSINHGIDLSLYNNLRFYLKKLNQGYQPKKSPVFTREQFMQFLNEAPDDKYLGVKVVLMMGVLGACRCDDLVYLKTDQVQDFESILYITIKDRNDQEVRTFTIAGNIYIEIYRKFLSLRPTDYKDSRFFLNYTNGRCVKSPMGKHTIGGVPRKVAHYLNLPDWKEYTGHCMKQTTPNVTGIYPKSRNSY
- the LOC136415792 gene encoding protein tramtrack, alpha isoform-like isoform X1; protein product: MASEQFSLCWDNFHKNMSSGMNSLLESGDLVDVTLAVEGKFLKAHKMVLSVCSPYFKELFKTNPCQHPIVFMKDVSYVAISDLLQFMYQGEVQVSQDNLTTFIKTAEALQIKGLTGDGNGSTDADSEPVQEKPTRHIDESYKPSPRPKKQLPAPVVTTTPAVKRPRLSASSNDSQSAPIAIAKTEPSSTGVDSSSVQFKVEPYDLNQSVTIPDDGDDNFDENLDDNTVDDTEDYSMMEGEEPQAGTSTDGTGEGQAETIHVKSETLDNFDQEEAEEVDEDNCGQSISIKSSKIYQRVYDNFNTWREKNQYWDYAENTFLAYFQEHAKLNAKSSTMWTQFSMLKRLMSINHGIDLSSYNNLRLYLRKLNQGYQPKKSPVFTKDQFMQFLSEAPDEKYLGVKVVLMMGVLGACRCDDLIYLKTDQIQDLESILCITIKNRNYQAIRTFTIAGTFYIEIYRKFLSLRPTGYKASRFFLNYTNGRCMKSPMGKHTIGGVPRKVAHYLNLPDWKEYTGHCMKQTTPNVTGIYLKSRSSY
- the LOC136415798 gene encoding uncharacterized protein, with product MPIKSSKTYQRVYDNFNTWREKNQYSDYAENTFLAFFQEHANLNANSSTMWTHFSMLKRLMSINHGIDLSSYKNLKLYLKKLNKGYQPKKSPVFTRNQFMQFLNEAPDDKYLGVKVVLMMGVLGACRCDDLVYLKTDQIQDLESILYITLKERNDQLIRTFTIAGDIYIDIYRKFLSLRPSDYKDSRFFLNYTNGRCVRSPMGKHTIASVPRKVANYLNLPDWKEYTGLCLKQSTPNVTGIYRKSRNSY